The Peribacillus sp. FSL E2-0218 genome contains a region encoding:
- a CDS encoding acyl-CoA dehydrogenase family protein produces MNFELTEEQQSVKKVVRKFVDKEIIPYIQEWDRQGQFQPHILKRLAELQLMGVCIPEEYGGVGMDYNTLAIVCEELERGDTAYRTAVSVHTGLNSMTLLQWGTEEQKRKYLVPQAKGTKIGAFGLTEPNAGSDVAAMKSTARRVGDHYILNGSKTWISLCDYADHFLIFAKTDHDLGSKGITAFIVERTFEGVESKAIKGKLGIRAGNTGEVFLTDVKVPAANRLGEEGEGFKISMSALDSGRFTVAAGAVGLIEASLEASLKYCHERSTFGKEIGRHQLVQQMIAKMTANLEISRLLVFKAGTLKNQGKRNTKETSLAKWISCNAANEAANDAVQIHGAYGYSDEYPVERFLRNSKAPVIYEGTREIHTMMQGEYALGYRQDKELRKKLPAWPFEKASVH; encoded by the coding sequence ATGAATTTCGAATTAACAGAAGAGCAGCAAAGTGTAAAAAAAGTGGTCAGGAAATTCGTGGATAAGGAAATCATCCCATATATCCAAGAGTGGGATAGGCAAGGTCAATTTCAGCCACATATCTTAAAACGATTGGCGGAATTACAGTTGATGGGCGTTTGCATCCCCGAAGAGTATGGCGGGGTGGGAATGGATTATAATACCTTGGCCATCGTTTGTGAAGAGCTGGAGCGGGGTGATACGGCGTACAGAACTGCGGTATCGGTACATACAGGGTTGAATAGCATGACGTTGCTGCAATGGGGTACCGAAGAACAAAAACGGAAATATTTAGTTCCGCAGGCAAAAGGGACGAAGATTGGCGCTTTTGGACTGACTGAACCGAATGCAGGGTCTGATGTGGCGGCGATGAAATCTACTGCCAGACGTGTAGGCGATCATTATATTTTGAACGGATCGAAAACATGGATTTCCCTCTGTGATTATGCCGATCATTTCCTCATTTTTGCCAAGACTGATCATGATCTTGGCTCAAAAGGCATAACGGCATTTATCGTGGAACGGACTTTTGAGGGAGTGGAATCGAAGGCCATCAAGGGAAAACTGGGAATTCGCGCGGGAAATACAGGGGAAGTCTTTTTAACGGATGTAAAAGTTCCGGCAGCGAATAGGCTTGGGGAAGAAGGCGAGGGCTTTAAAATATCCATGTCGGCTTTGGACAGCGGCCGTTTTACGGTGGCCGCGGGTGCTGTAGGATTAATCGAAGCCAGCCTCGAAGCCAGCTTGAAGTATTGCCATGAACGCAGTACATTCGGCAAGGAGATTGGCAGGCATCAGCTTGTCCAACAAATGATTGCCAAGATGACGGCAAATCTGGAGATTTCCCGATTGCTGGTCTTTAAAGCGGGGACGTTGAAAAACCAAGGAAAACGGAATACGAAGGAAACATCCCTTGCTAAGTGGATTTCCTGCAATGCAGCTAACGAAGCTGCCAATGATGCCGTTCAAATCCACGGTGCCTATGGCTATTCCGATGAATATCCGGTCGAACGCTTTTTGCGGAATTCGAAAGCTCCGGTCATTTACGAGGGAACCCGTGAAATCCATACGATGATGCAGGGTGAATACGCACTAGGCTACAGACAGGATAAAGAGCTTCGTAAGAAATTGCCTGCATGGCCCTTCGAGAAAGCTTCCGTACATTAA
- a CDS encoding DUF3870 domain-containing protein, whose product MNTYFIAGHAKLPQGMAARNLYDSITITLELDYKYGVIVEASCTLATEHGREFIRQLLRGYCLQDGIEVLIDRVQMQYRGKAGQAIQAGLKDVYAQFALVSDK is encoded by the coding sequence ATGAACACATATTTCATTGCAGGGCATGCAAAACTTCCACAAGGGATGGCAGCGAGAAATTTATATGATTCCATCACGATCACATTGGAGCTGGATTATAAATATGGTGTCATCGTCGAGGCGTCCTGCACGCTCGCTACAGAGCATGGCAGGGAATTCATTCGGCAGCTGCTGCGTGGTTATTGCCTGCAAGATGGTATCGAGGTATTGATCGATCGTGTACAAATGCAATATCGCGGGAAGGCTGGTCAAGCCATCCAAGCAGGGCTGAAGGATGTGTATGCACAGTTCGCACTGGTCTCCGACAAATAA
- a CDS encoding MBL fold metallo-hydrolase, producing the protein MKTNADFEIYPIIAPSALSLKSINFYLVKKADALTLIDAGMNDDTCWNALQHTLKENDLNIGDITDIWLTHHHGDHVGLVNKITARYPIPVYAHPKAVPRLKRDPDFLSMRIEFYKQLYLEMGCGELGDKQVAYLFNAVDHNKDKKLNGDIIGITEKHLFDFEVIEFPGHAPDQIAFLDPKGNRLLSGDLLIEHISSNALIEPDDKGNRMRTLVEHIDSLKRCLALQVDLLLPGHGNIIEQPSLLIEKRLNGIERKSQKILAMIENGISSGNELAKAFYRQKYVSQFPLVMSEIIGHLDYLEYQGKITKKVIAKVVHYQAM; encoded by the coding sequence ATGAAAACGAATGCAGATTTTGAAATTTATCCAATCATCGCTCCGAGCGCTTTATCTTTAAAAAGCATAAACTTTTACTTAGTGAAAAAGGCAGACGCTTTAACATTGATCGATGCAGGCATGAATGATGATACTTGCTGGAATGCCTTGCAGCACACATTGAAGGAAAATGATTTGAACATTGGGGATATCACGGATATCTGGTTAACCCACCATCATGGAGATCATGTTGGTTTGGTCAATAAGATTACTGCGCGCTACCCGATTCCGGTATATGCCCATCCTAAAGCCGTTCCTCGCCTAAAACGAGATCCCGATTTCTTAAGCATGCGCATTGAATTTTATAAACAGCTTTATTTGGAGATGGGCTGTGGTGAACTTGGCGATAAACAGGTGGCTTACCTTTTCAACGCGGTCGACCATAATAAAGATAAAAAGTTGAATGGCGACATCATTGGAATCACCGAAAAACACTTGTTTGACTTTGAGGTGATTGAATTTCCCGGGCATGCCCCGGACCAAATCGCCTTTCTTGATCCAAAAGGAAATCGACTGCTTTCCGGTGATTTATTGATCGAGCATATTTCAAGTAACGCCTTGATCGAACCTGATGATAAGGGCAATAGAATGCGGACTCTTGTCGAACATATCGACTCTTTGAAGCGATGTTTGGCATTACAGGTTGATCTCCTTCTGCCTGGTCACGGGAATATCATTGAACAGCCAAGTCTTTTGATTGAAAAAAGGCTGAATGGCATCGAGAGGAAATCACAAAAAATCTTGGCAATGATAGAAAACGGAATTTCTTCTGGAAATGAGCTGGCAAAGGCATTTTACAGGCAAAAGTATGTATCCCAATTCCCGCTTGTCATGTCAGAAATCATCGGTCACTTGGATTATTTGGAGTACCAGGGGAAAATCACGAAGAAAGTCATCGCAAAAGTGGTTCATTATCAAGCGATGTAA
- a CDS encoding bifunctional oligoribonuclease/PAP phosphatase NrnA — protein MEKIKSEIVETIKKYSTIIIHRHVDPDPDALGSQVGLKHLLKHSFPSKEIFVVGEEVDKLLFIGKMDIIPDNIYEGALVIVCDTANLSRISDSRFRLGDRLIKIDHHPDYEPFGDLSWVDASYSSASEMLTDLSLEFPDDFAMNKETAKAFYTGILSDTGNFMNGKITPRTLNLVSRLRAYDFQPERIHNFLQVKSKNSSRLQKDILMSFKVSDKGVAYFIITEDLLKLYNMDRNDASNLVNTLSSVRANKIWVFFIEYPGKIRVRIRSRTTPIDSVARQFNGGGHPLASGASIDSWEEVDQVIQALNQVCP, from the coding sequence ATGGAAAAGATAAAAAGCGAAATAGTGGAAACCATCAAGAAATATTCAACCATCATCATACATCGCCATGTTGATCCGGACCCGGATGCCCTGGGGTCACAAGTCGGGCTAAAGCACTTATTGAAGCACTCCTTCCCGTCTAAGGAAATCTTTGTGGTAGGCGAGGAAGTCGATAAGCTTCTTTTCATCGGAAAAATGGATATCATTCCGGATAATATATACGAAGGGGCCTTAGTGATTGTTTGTGATACTGCCAACCTTTCGAGGATCAGTGATTCCCGCTTTCGTTTAGGTGATAGGCTGATTAAAATCGACCACCACCCCGATTACGAGCCATTTGGCGACCTCTCTTGGGTCGACGCTTCCTATAGCTCTGCAAGTGAAATGCTGACGGATTTGTCCTTGGAATTTCCAGATGATTTTGCAATGAATAAAGAAACGGCTAAAGCCTTTTATACAGGGATACTTAGTGATACAGGTAATTTCATGAATGGAAAAATCACTCCACGAACATTAAATTTGGTTTCTCGATTGCGAGCTTATGATTTTCAACCGGAACGAATTCATAACTTTCTCCAGGTAAAGTCGAAAAACTCTTCCAGGCTTCAAAAAGACATCCTCATGAGCTTCAAGGTATCTGATAAAGGAGTTGCTTACTTCATCATTACCGAGGATTTGCTGAAATTGTATAACATGGACCGAAACGACGCTTCGAATTTAGTTAATACGCTATCAAGTGTCAGGGCCAACAAGATTTGGGTATTTTTCATTGAATATCCTGGGAAAATCCGTGTCAGGATCCGTTCACGCACTACCCCCATTGACTCGGTGGCTCGGCAATTCAATGGCGGAGGACATCCGCTGGCCTCTGGTGCCTCCATTGATTCCTGGGAGGAAGTCGATCAGGTGATTCAAGCATTGAATCAAGTTTGTCCATGA
- a CDS encoding CoA transferase → MNGALDGVRIIDVSRVLAGPFCSMILGDLGAEVIKIEHHESGDETRGWGPPFSGGESAYYLCANRNKQSMTLNLKSEQGKEIFRKLISSGDIVIQNFKTGTLEKMGLGYRELKECNPKLIMASITGFGLTGPYKDLPGYDYIIQAMSGLMSITGEKDGSPVKVGVAIADILTGLYTCIGILSALHHRNESGQGQEIDISLMDCQVSSLVNVASNYLFNGLTPGRMGNQHPNIVPYQTFPTSDGELVVAVGNDEQFRRFAAVIGRPELAEQQRFKLNEMRLLNKEELVPLLEESLKTKTKKQWKELFDAAGIPNGPIYDIAEMFEDPQISARGMLVEMEHPTIDGLRMIGSPLNLSRTPVTMRKHPPLYGEHTDAILAQLGYDSGQIDKFKQNKMI, encoded by the coding sequence ATGAATGGTGCTTTGGATGGAGTCAGGATCATTGATGTTTCCCGTGTTTTGGCAGGGCCGTTTTGTTCGATGATCCTTGGTGATTTGGGAGCGGAAGTAATTAAAATTGAACATCATGAATCAGGTGATGAAACAAGAGGATGGGGCCCCCCATTCTCAGGCGGGGAAAGCGCCTACTATTTATGCGCCAATCGAAATAAGCAAAGCATGACTTTGAATTTGAAATCTGAGCAAGGGAAAGAGATTTTTCGAAAACTGATCTCGTCCGGGGATATTGTGATTCAAAATTTCAAGACCGGTACATTGGAGAAGATGGGCTTAGGCTATCGGGAGTTAAAGGAATGCAATCCCAAACTGATCATGGCCTCGATCACGGGCTTTGGCTTAACCGGTCCTTATAAAGATTTGCCGGGCTATGATTATATCATTCAGGCGATGAGCGGGTTGATGAGCATAACCGGGGAAAAGGATGGAAGTCCCGTGAAAGTCGGTGTGGCCATAGCAGACATCTTGACTGGCTTGTATACATGCATTGGCATTTTATCGGCCCTGCATCATAGGAATGAATCGGGGCAAGGACAGGAGATTGATATTTCGCTAATGGATTGTCAGGTTTCTTCGCTAGTGAATGTCGCGAGCAACTATTTATTCAACGGGTTGACTCCAGGACGAATGGGGAACCAGCATCCCAATATCGTTCCATATCAAACGTTTCCTACAAGTGATGGAGAGCTTGTCGTGGCGGTGGGGAATGACGAGCAGTTCAGGCGGTTCGCGGCTGTTATTGGCAGACCTGAGTTAGCGGAACAGCAACGGTTTAAGCTTAATGAAATGCGCTTGCTGAACAAGGAAGAATTAGTGCCGCTATTGGAAGAGTCATTAAAAACAAAGACAAAAAAACAGTGGAAAGAGCTGTTTGATGCTGCTGGGATACCGAATGGTCCGATTTATGATATCGCAGAGATGTTCGAGGATCCACAAATCAGTGCCAGAGGCATGCTTGTGGAAATGGAGCATCCGACCATCGATGGCCTGAGGATGATCGGATCGCCCCTGAACCTATCCAGAACGCCGGTCACGATGAGGAAGCATCCGCCGCTGTATGGTGAGCATACCGATGCCATTTTGGCTCAATTGGGGTATGATTCCGGTCAAATCGACAAATTCAAGCAAAATAAAATGATCTAG
- a CDS encoding D-glycerate dehydrogenase: MRPKIYITRKLPEQIIEGLRRDHDIRMWEEEEIPVPREVLEEEVKEVDGLLCLLTEQIDKALIDRAVKLKIIANMAVGHNNIDAHSATERGIMVTNTPGVLTETTADLTFGLLLATARRMMEAADYLRSGKWETWSPLQLTGQDVHGATLGIIGLGRIGEALAKRAKGFDMNLVYFNRSRKYEQEKKLGMKYLPLEKLLQVSDFVCVMLPLTKDTAYMIGKEQLKLMKGTSVLINTARGGIIDEKALYHALKNREIWAAGLDVFEDEPVPVEHPLLTLPNLVTLPHIGSASIATRLKMAALAVQNLADGLAGDTPRNLVLLNKA, from the coding sequence GTGAGGCCGAAAATCTATATTACAAGGAAATTGCCGGAACAAATCATCGAAGGTTTAAGAAGGGATCATGACATCAGGATGTGGGAGGAAGAGGAGATACCGGTACCAAGGGAAGTCCTTGAAGAAGAAGTGAAGGAAGTGGATGGGCTGCTTTGCCTGTTGACGGAACAAATTGATAAGGCACTGATCGATCGGGCGGTTAAGTTGAAAATCATTGCCAATATGGCGGTCGGCCACAATAATATCGATGCGCACAGTGCCACGGAACGGGGCATCATGGTAACGAACACACCTGGGGTATTGACGGAAACGACAGCTGACCTAACCTTTGGCTTGCTGCTGGCAACGGCAAGAAGGATGATGGAGGCAGCCGATTATTTAAGAAGCGGAAAATGGGAAACATGGTCTCCCTTGCAGCTGACTGGGCAGGATGTACACGGTGCAACACTGGGAATCATCGGCTTGGGCAGGATAGGGGAAGCACTGGCCAAAAGAGCGAAGGGCTTTGATATGAATTTGGTTTATTTTAATCGAAGCCGTAAATATGAACAGGAAAAGAAATTGGGCATGAAATACCTCCCGCTTGAAAAGCTGCTTCAAGTATCCGATTTTGTGTGTGTCATGCTGCCGCTTACAAAGGATACCGCTTATATGATTGGCAAGGAGCAGTTGAAATTAATGAAGGGGACGAGTGTGCTCATAAATACGGCAAGAGGCGGGATCATCGATGAAAAGGCATTATATCATGCCTTGAAGAATCGTGAAATCTGGGCAGCAGGGCTGGATGTATTTGAAGATGAACCCGTTCCTGTCGAGCACCCGCTGCTAACATTGCCCAATCTGGTTACATTACCGCATATCGGGAGTGCCAGCATTGCCACAAGACTGAAAATGGCAGCCCTAGCTGTACAAAACCTGGCGGATGGATTGGCGGGAGATACCCCCCGAAATTTAGTATTGTTGAATAAAGCATAA
- a CDS encoding RNA methyltransferase, protein MTNHSRIPAYIYTFTCTPDEGSLSKMEMRSFFGFETEGNILKSDIKIEPSRSPFIKGRVDVLFEGESISEIVEQVKTIHLPDSTFKVLFVKINDLNEEEKIDYDGQREIEREIGWHIQAEADVRNPDQVFGIVPLGGRWYFGEYVKPDAIWLHHMKKPREYSTALSTRVARAIANIAVPHPDGVKAIDPCCGIGTVLVEALSMGINIDGRDINPLVTDGSRENIAYFGLEGEVTTGPISEVTSNYDVAIIDMPYNLYTHATPEDQLSILKHARRFADKVVVVTIDTMDQMIGEAGFEIADRCVARKGIFSRQVVVCV, encoded by the coding sequence TTGACTAATCATAGCCGGATACCGGCCTATATATATACGTTTACGTGCACTCCTGACGAAGGCTCATTATCCAAAATGGAGATGCGCTCGTTCTTTGGTTTTGAAACGGAAGGAAACATTTTGAAAAGCGATATAAAAATTGAACCGAGCAGAAGTCCTTTTATAAAAGGGCGTGTGGATGTCTTGTTCGAAGGGGAGAGCATCTCCGAAATCGTTGAGCAAGTAAAGACCATTCATTTGCCGGATTCAACGTTCAAAGTGCTATTCGTAAAAATCAATGATTTGAATGAAGAAGAAAAAATAGATTATGATGGGCAGCGTGAAATCGAACGAGAGATTGGCTGGCACATCCAAGCGGAGGCGGATGTACGCAATCCTGATCAGGTGTTCGGAATCGTGCCCCTCGGCGGGCGTTGGTATTTTGGCGAGTATGTCAAACCTGATGCAATTTGGTTACATCATATGAAGAAGCCTCGAGAATATTCAACTGCCCTAAGCACAAGGGTGGCAAGGGCCATTGCGAACATAGCCGTTCCGCATCCTGATGGAGTGAAGGCCATCGATCCATGCTGCGGGATTGGTACCGTATTGGTAGAGGCGCTATCAATGGGGATAAATATTGATGGGCGAGATATCAATCCGCTCGTTACAGACGGCTCTAGGGAGAACATTGCCTATTTTGGACTTGAGGGCGAAGTAACCACAGGTCCGATTTCAGAGGTCACCAGTAACTATGATGTGGCGATCATTGATATGCCCTACAATTTATATACGCATGCGACACCGGAGGATCAGCTCTCGATCCTTAAACATGCAAGACGTTTCGCTGACAAAGTCGTTGTCGTGACGATTGACACGATGGATCAGATGATTGGTGAAGCAGGGTTTGAAATTGCCGATCGATGTGTAGCGAGGAAAGGGATTTTCTCGAGACAGGTTGTAGTGTGCGTGTGA
- a CDS encoding CotH kinase family protein has product MNADKKLPMYQLFIPPVNLMELRRDIWCNDPLPAKLTINKKKLDIDIVYRGSHIREFRKKSYHVVFYKPHTFKGAKEIHLNAEYNDKSLLRNKLSLDFFADIGTLAPKSQFVHLNLNGRDEGIYLELESVDEYYLKQRNLPEGSIFYAVDGDANFSLMSDLDKGIKKSLEMGYQKKCGTAKDELYLQELLIQINTISRVDFEKEIVKYIDVDKYLRWLAGVIFTQNYDGFVHNYALYRNGATGLFEIIPWDYDATWGRDVNGEVMEEDYVGIAGFNTLTARILDIRAFRLQYQSLLKEIMDTRFNVSHMKPIIIGLHDQISPYVPKDPYIKDHQDIFDNEPDFILKFIENRAKYINGQLHKLD; this is encoded by the coding sequence ATGAATGCTGACAAGAAGCTGCCTATGTATCAGCTGTTTATTCCACCTGTTAATTTAATGGAACTGCGCAGGGATATATGGTGCAATGATCCGCTGCCTGCAAAGCTAACCATCAACAAAAAGAAGCTGGATATTGATATTGTTTACCGTGGCTCGCATATCAGGGAGTTTCGGAAAAAGTCCTATCATGTAGTTTTTTATAAGCCACATACATTCAAGGGAGCAAAAGAGATTCATTTGAACGCTGAATATAACGATAAATCGTTACTGAGAAATAAATTATCGCTGGACTTTTTTGCGGATATCGGAACCTTGGCGCCTAAATCCCAGTTCGTACACCTGAATCTTAACGGGCGGGATGAGGGGATATATCTGGAACTGGAGTCCGTGGATGAATATTACTTGAAGCAAAGGAATCTTCCGGAAGGTTCCATTTTCTATGCAGTGGACGGCGATGCCAATTTTTCCTTAATGAGCGATTTGGATAAAGGAATCAAAAAATCTTTGGAGATGGGCTATCAAAAAAAATGCGGCACTGCAAAAGATGAATTATATTTACAGGAATTGCTCATCCAAATCAATACCATTTCAAGAGTGGATTTTGAAAAGGAAATCGTAAAATATATCGATGTGGATAAGTACTTGCGCTGGCTGGCAGGCGTCATCTTCACGCAAAACTATGATGGATTCGTTCATAACTATGCCTTGTACCGAAATGGTGCTACAGGACTGTTTGAAATCATCCCGTGGGATTATGATGCGACGTGGGGAAGGGATGTCAATGGAGAAGTGATGGAAGAGGACTATGTGGGCATCGCGGGGTTTAATACATTGACTGCCAGGATCCTCGATATAAGGGCATTTCGTCTTCAGTACCAAAGTCTTCTAAAAGAGATTATGGACACCCGATTTAACGTAAGTCATATGAAACCCATCATTATTGGGCTGCATGACCAAATAAGCCCATATGTCCCGAAAGATCCATATATTAAAGATCATCAGGATATTTTTGATAATGAGCCTGATTTCATCCTGAAATTCATAGAGAATCGTGCCAAGTATATTAATGGCCAGCTGCATAAATTGGATTGA
- a CDS encoding YhgE/Pip domain-containing protein, which yields MDDLKSIYKNFFVCIVVVFLMLIPSIYAWFNIVASWDPYANTEGILVGVSNNDKGAELNGKAVNLGNEVIEGLKGNKDLGWRFTSEKDAVAKVKKGNYYATIIIPENFSEHIATIMTDEPMKAEIDYYVNEKINSIAPKITAAGANTIVDNVSKSFIKSASGSILEIFNELGITLQNELPTIQKMKNMVYVLEGELPELEQNLKIVQTHVKRAEEIINKVNEGLESIEGITSQKDELVSGVSGYVESTKQAFEEIQPLLKNDIAKIRSDNETILVLASRVTDQNLPSDEVNQLVEQGRTRLNKELYLLDSMYDLLVSVNQFSEKDRLQPEIMLVDGLRDNASGRLQALNDHSFDSLRVLGENNDQVLESLQDTFSKQTGSKIHEIWTEANSILQKAQLSIEEGSQALPEVKALLNDTDRTLGARMGDIDTLQDRFPVIEAKIKALASKMREIDKSYNMEEVIDFLKNDIEQESEFFSEPVLLNKHSLFPIPNYGSAMSPFFTALSLWVGGTILISMLSVSVSQKDYSPYQIYIGRYLIFFIIGLVQALAVSIGNLFLIDVYAVDKFEYVIFSVLISTVFTLMVYTFVSVLGNVGKGISVVLMVLQISGSGGTFPIQVTPPFFQHINPFLPFTYAVGLLRESVGGITWSVAGRDIFILFIYLLLTIGFGIILKKPLHERTQKMKDKLYGSRIF from the coding sequence ATGGACGATTTAAAAAGCATTTATAAAAATTTCTTTGTTTGCATCGTGGTTGTTTTCCTTATGCTCATCCCGTCCATTTATGCGTGGTTCAATATTGTCGCCTCTTGGGACCCTTATGCCAACACGGAAGGAATCCTAGTCGGTGTTTCCAATAATGATAAAGGTGCCGAGTTGAATGGTAAAGCCGTCAACTTAGGCAATGAGGTCATAGAGGGGTTAAAGGGGAATAAAGATTTAGGCTGGAGATTCACATCGGAAAAGGATGCGGTTGCAAAGGTGAAGAAAGGGAATTATTACGCGACGATCATCATCCCTGAAAATTTTTCCGAGCATATTGCAACCATCATGACCGATGAACCTATGAAAGCGGAAATTGATTACTATGTTAATGAAAAAATCAATTCCATCGCCCCAAAAATTACGGCAGCTGGAGCCAACACCATCGTCGATAATGTAAGCAAAAGCTTTATTAAGTCAGCTAGCGGGAGTATCCTGGAAATCTTTAATGAACTGGGCATCACGTTGCAAAATGAATTGCCGACCATTCAGAAGATGAAGAATATGGTGTATGTATTGGAGGGGGAACTTCCAGAGCTTGAACAAAACTTGAAAATCGTACAAACACATGTAAAGAGGGCAGAAGAGATCATTAACAAGGTCAATGAAGGCCTGGAATCAATAGAGGGGATAACGTCGCAGAAAGATGAATTGGTGTCAGGCGTTTCTGGTTATGTAGAATCGACCAAGCAGGCATTCGAAGAAATCCAGCCACTCTTGAAGAATGATATTGCGAAAATCAGGAGCGATAATGAAACGATCTTAGTGCTTGCAAGTAGGGTAACAGATCAGAATTTGCCTAGCGATGAGGTTAATCAGCTAGTTGAACAAGGGAGAACGCGGTTAAATAAAGAGCTCTACCTTTTGGACAGTATGTATGACTTATTGGTGAGCGTAAATCAATTTAGTGAAAAAGACCGCCTTCAGCCAGAAATAATGCTAGTGGATGGTTTACGGGATAATGCTTCGGGCCGGCTTCAAGCTCTGAATGACCATTCCTTCGATTCACTCAGGGTTCTTGGTGAAAATAATGATCAAGTCTTGGAGAGCCTCCAGGATACCTTTTCAAAGCAAACAGGATCTAAAATACATGAAATCTGGACGGAAGCGAATTCCATATTACAAAAAGCCCAGCTTTCGATCGAAGAGGGCAGCCAGGCTCTTCCTGAAGTGAAGGCACTTTTGAATGACACCGATCGAACGCTTGGGGCTCGCATGGGGGATATCGATACGTTACAGGATAGGTTTCCGGTAATCGAAGCAAAAATCAAGGCGCTGGCCTCTAAAATGAGAGAAATTGATAAGTCTTACAATATGGAAGAAGTCATTGATTTCCTAAAAAATGATATCGAACAAGAGAGTGAATTTTTCTCGGAGCCGGTACTGCTCAATAAACACAGTCTATTTCCGATTCCGAACTATGGATCTGCCATGTCTCCCTTTTTCACGGCACTGTCCCTCTGGGTGGGCGGGACCATACTGATTTCCATGCTTAGCGTGAGCGTCTCGCAAAAGGACTACAGTCCATATCAAATTTATATTGGCAGATACCTAATATTTTTCATCATTGGATTGGTCCAGGCTTTAGCCGTTTCCATCGGCAATCTTTTTCTGATTGATGTATATGCAGTGGATAAATTCGAGTACGTCATTTTTTCGGTCTTGATAAGTACGGTGTTTACATTAATGGTCTACACCTTCGTTTCGGTTCTGGGGAATGTCGGGAAAGGGATAAGCGTTGTTCTGATGGTACTTCAAATATCAGGTTCGGGAGGAACTTTCCCCATTCAAGTAACTCCACCGTTTTTTCAACATATCAACCCTTTCCTGCCATTCACCTATGCTGTCGGTTTACTACGTGAATCCGTTGGCGGGATCACCTGGAGTGTCGCCGGCAGGGATATATTCATCTTATTCATCTATTTACTACTGACCATCGGGTTTGGCATCATTCTGAAAAAGCCATTGCATGAAAGAACGCAAAAGATGAAGGATAAACTGTACGGAAGCAGGATTTTCTAA
- a CDS encoding type 1 glutamine amidotransferase domain-containing protein, whose protein sequence is MRLAGKKIISLVHHDFEDLELWYPILRLKEEGAIVHLAGEKANETYIGKYGVPAVSDYDYGSIEAEDYDAILVPGGWAPDKIRRFPEVISLIQSMEETKKPIGQICHAGWVLISAKILAGKNVTSTPGIKDDMENAGATWIDEAVVVDGNLVSSRRPPDLPDYLRELITVIEKR, encoded by the coding sequence ATGAGGTTAGCTGGAAAGAAAATTATCAGTCTTGTGCACCATGATTTTGAAGATTTAGAGCTCTGGTATCCGATCTTACGATTGAAAGAAGAGGGTGCGATCGTCCATCTTGCTGGGGAGAAGGCGAATGAAACGTACATTGGCAAATATGGTGTACCCGCCGTATCCGATTATGATTATGGCAGCATTGAAGCGGAAGATTATGATGCGATTCTCGTACCGGGCGGTTGGGCCCCTGACAAAATTCGTCGGTTCCCTGAAGTGATTTCACTTATTCAAAGCATGGAAGAAACAAAAAAACCGATCGGGCAAATTTGCCATGCTGGCTGGGTGCTGATCTCCGCAAAAATTCTAGCTGGCAAGAATGTAACAAGTACACCTGGCATTAAGGATGATATGGAAAATGCCGGAGCAACCTGGATTGACGAAGCTGTCGTAGTCGATGGAAACCTAGTATCAAGCAGACGCCCGCCTGATCTGCCGGATTACTTAAGGGAATTGATAACGGTGATAGAAAAACGTTGA